In Carassius carassius chromosome 5, fCarCar2.1, whole genome shotgun sequence, one genomic interval encodes:
- the LOC132140265 gene encoding protein B4: MPPKKASAEPTATVPKDSENEASETKTDSSESSSNKAAGRKVSPHPSTMEMVKEALKELDSRKGVSSQAIRGYIKERYTTVDETRLKFMVRRSLNKGIETGVFVRPANSGSTTTGAQGRFRVPSTKEAKAQSKENADPNVQKAPKPKKVKATKTKGEGASKEKSTKKKEAADDAKLKMPERDGTASKVAPAKKPKAKNAAGEGGTEPKLSKAKKASKGVEEPAAKKTGKKTAKAEEGESGDKGAETKAPGRRGKK, translated from the exons ATGCCTCCTAAAAAAGCTTCTGCAGAGCCAACTGCTACAGTCCCAAAGGATTCAGAGAATGAAGCCAGTGAAACAAAAACAG ATTCTTCTGAAAGCTCAAGCAATAAGGCTGCTGGACGGAAAGTTTCTCCACACCCATCCACAATGGAGATGGTGAAAGAAGCTCTGAAAGAGCTGGATTCCAGAAAGGGTGTTTCGTCTCAAGCCATCCGGGGCTATATAAAAGAGAGATACACAACTGTGGATGAGACGAGGCTGAAGTTCATGGTGCGTCGAAGTCTGAACAAAGGCATCGAGACTGGTGTGTTTGTGAGGCCTGCAAATTCTGGGTCAACAACAACCGGTGCCCAAGGACGCTTCCGGGTACCTTCCA CAAAGGAGGCTAAGGCACAGTCAAAGgaaaatgctgatcccaatgtacAGAAGGCACCTAAACCTAAGAAAGTTAAGGCAACTAAAACCAAGGGTGAAG GAGCAAGCAAAGAAAAGTCCACAAAGAAAAAGGAGGCTGCTGAT GATGCTAAGCTTAAGATGCCGGAGAGAGATGGCACTGCCTCAAAGGTGGCCCCTGCTAAGAAGCCAAAGGCAAAGAATGCTGCAGGGGAGGGTGGAACTGAGCCCAAACTGAGCAAAGCTAAAAAAGCATCAAAAGGAGTTGAGGAACCAGCAGCTAAGAAAACCGGAAAGAAAACTGCAAAGGCAGAAGAGGGTGAATCGGGAGACAAGGGTGCTGAAACGAAAGCCCCGGGGAGACGAGGAAAAAAGTGA
- the ephb4a gene encoding ephrin type-B receptor 4a isoform X2 — protein MELLSRNVAALWIILLEFLLRSVAEEEVLMNTKTETSDLKWTTYSRSKPEWEEISGLDEDNNSVRTYQICQADGASSHWLRSKLIERRGASQVYVELLFTMIECSSRITHHRSCKETFNLYYYQSDTDDATATHPAWMENPYIKVDTVAADHLLRKGGEKKSNVKTLRLGPLTKRGVYLAFQAQGACMALLSVRVFFKKCPSLTRSLSVFPETVPRSLVQEAVGQCVANAAQPGPNPRPPKMFCGEDGQWVDQPTTTCTCLPGFEASHGELECRACPVGHFKMGSGPGPCSVCPDSSHSGEMGSASCVCRPGFYRAPTDSPDTPCTRPPSSPRSPVPQVNDTSLTLEWSEPLDSGGRSDLTYSVECRMCSAPGGSCMPCGDGVNYRPSQTGIQSRRVSIWGLRPHTTYSFTVMALNGVSPLSQQGPAGETINITTSPNVPVLVSGLRKGTATESSLTLHWNTPTQSHYRILQYQLRYCEKERGSEENSCHFMESNNNEVVLSDLRRATQYEVQVRARTLGGYGSFSQAVVFRTLPDDDSSSPLLVTGILIAMGMLLLIIVIAAAIYCIRKQSHFKDPEMSDKNGQYLMGQGVKVYIDPFTYEDPNEAVREFAKEIDVSCVKIEEVIGAGEFGEVCRGRLRIPGKKENYVAIKTLKGGYTDKQRRDFLSEASIMGQFQHPNIIHLEGIITASCPVMILTEFMENGALDSFLRLNDGQFTPIQLVGMLRGIASGMKYLSEMSYVHRDLAARNILVNSNLVCKVSDFGLSRFLQENSSDPTYTSSLGGKIPIRWTAPEAIAFRKFTSASDVWSYGIVMWEVMSFGERPYWDMSNQDVINAIEQDYRLPPPPDCPTFLHQLMLDCWQKERTARPRFSNIVSALDKLIRNPASLKITAQEGAGPSHPLLDQRSPLTPSSCGTVGDWLRAIKMERYEENFLQAGYTSMQLLAHITTEDLLRLGITLAGHQKKILSSIEALGIQNKTPGNVLY, from the exons AGGTCCTGATGAATACAAAGACAGAGACATCAGATCTGAAGTGGACGACATACTCTCGCTCTAAACCAGAG TGGGAGGAGATCAGCGGTCTAGATGAAGACAACAACAGCGTGAGGACCTATCAGATCTGCCAGGCTGACGGCGCGTCCAGTCACTGGCTGCGTAGTAAGCTCATCGAGCGGCGAGGGGCGTCACAGGTGTACGTGGAGCTGCTCTTCACCATGATCGAATGCTCATCGCGTATCACACACCACCGATCCTGCAAAGAGACCTTCAACCTTTACTACTACCAGAGCGACACGGATGATGCGACAGCAACCCACCCAGCGTGGATGGAGAACCCCTATATCAAG GTGGACACGGTGGCTGCGGACCACCTGCTGCGTAAAGGTGGAGAGAAGAAGTCTAATGTCAAAACGCTGCGTTTGGGCCCTTTGACCAAACGGGGAGTCTACTTGGCGTTCCAGGCCCAGGGCGCATGCATGGCCCTTCTATCCGTGCGCGTCTTCTTTAAGAAGTGTCCGTCTCTCACGCGCTCACTATCCGTCTTCCCGGAGACAGTTCCACGCTCGCTGGTCCAGGAGGCAGTGGGCCAGTGTGTGGCCAACGCAGCACAGCCTGGACCCAATCCCAGACCGCCCAAGATGTTCTGTGGAGAAGATGGACAGTGGGTGGACCAGCCCACCACCACCTGCACTTGCCTGCCGGGCTTCGAGGCCAGCCATGGAGAGCTGGAGTGTAGAG CATGTCCCGTGGGTCATTTTAAGATGGGATCTGGTCCTGGCCCGTGTTCTGTGTGTCCTGACTCCAGTCACTCAGGAGAGATGGGATCTGCTTCCTGTGTGTGTCGCCCTGGTTTTTACCGTGCCCCTACTGACAGTCCAGATACACCCTGCACAC GTCCGCCCTCTTCCCCGCGCAGCCCTGTTCCCCAGGTCAATGACACCTCTCTCACGCTGGAATGGAGCGAACCATTAGACAGCGGGGGCCGTTCGGACCTCACCTACAGTGTGGAGTGTCGAATGTGCTCGGCCCCTGGGGGCTCCTGCATGCCATGCGGGGATGGTGTGAATTACCGCCCATCCCAAACTGGGATCCAGAGCCGGCGTGTGAGCATCTGGGGTCTCCGACCTCACACCACCTACAGCTTTACCGTGATGGCCCTCAACGGGGTCTCTCCTTTGAGCCAGCAGGGGCCCGCGGGGGAGACAATCAACATCACCACCAGCCCCAAcg ttCCTGTACTGGTGTCGGGTTTAAGGAAGGGTACCGCCACAGAATCCAGCCTGACGCTGCACTGGAACACACCGACCCAATCACACTACAGGATCCTACAGTACCAGCTACGCTACTGTGAGAAG GAGCGCGGTTCTGAGGAAAACTCCTGTCATTTTATGGAGAGTAATAACAACGAGGTCGTATTGAGCGACTTGCGCAGGGCGACGCAGTACGAGGTTCAGGTCCGCGCTCGCACCTTGGGCGGCTATGGCAGTTTCAGTCAAGCTGTCGTCTTTCGGACCCTGCCTGACG ATGATTCCTCGTCTCCGCTGCTTGTTACCGGGATCCTTATAGCCATGGGCATGCTGCTCCTCATCATCGTCATTGCTGCTGCGATCTACTGTATAAG GAAGCAAAGTCATTTCAAAGATCCAGAAATGAGTGACAAAAATGGCCAATATCTCATGGGTCAAG GAGTGAAAGTTTACATTGATCCATTCACTTATGAAGACCCTAATGAGGCCGTGAGAGAGTTTGCTAAAGAGATTGATGTCTCGTGTGTCAAAATTGAGGAGGTTATTGGGGCAG GTGAGTTTGGAGAAGTCTGTCGTGGACGGCTGAGGATTCCGGGTAAGAAGGAGAACTATGTTGCCATTAAGACTCTTAAGGGTGGATACACAGACAAGCAAAGGCGGGACTTCCTGTCTGAGGCCTCAATCATGGGCCAGTTCCAGCATCCCAACATTATCCACCTGGAAGGCATAATAACAGCCAGCTGCCCGGTCATGATCCTCACCGAGTTCATGGAGAATGGAGCTCTGGACTCCTTCCTGAGA cTCAATGATGGTCAGTTTACTCCAATACAGTTAGTCGGCATGCTGCGCGGCATCGCGTCAGGAATGAAATATCTCTCTGAAATGAGCTACGTACATCGTGATCTTGCTGCGCGGAACATTCTCGTCAACAGTAACCTGGTCTGCAAGGTGTCTGACTTCGGCCTGTCGAGATTCCTGCAAGAGAATTCATCTGATCCTACGTACACCAGCTCACTG GGTGGTAAAATTCCAATCCGTTGGACGGCACCCGAGGCCATTGCATTCCGTAAATTTACCTCTGCATCAGATGTATGGAGTTATGGAATTGTCATGTGGGAAGTGATGTCGTTCGGAGAGCGGCCATACTGGGACATGAGCAATCAAGAT GTGATTAATGCCATTGAGCAGGATTACCGGCTGCCTCCTCCTCCTGACTGTCCCACTTTCCTGCACCAGCTGATGTTGGACTGCTGGCAGAAGGAGCGGACGGCACGGCCACGCTTTTCCAACATCGTTTCAGCACTCGACAAGCTGATTCGCAATCCTGCCTCACTTAAAATCACCGCCCAAGAGGGGGCAGG ACCCTCTCACCCTCTGTTAGACCAGCGTTCCCCTCTGACGCCCTCATCCTGTGGGACAGTGGGAGACTGGCTAAGGGCCATTAAGATGGAGCGTTACGAGGAGAATTTTCTTCAGGCTGGGTACACGTCCATGCAGCTGCTCGCCCACATCACCACAGA GGATCTGCTGCGTTTGGGAATAACTCTGGCTGGTCATCAGAAGAAGATTCTGTCCAGCATTGAGGCTCTTGGGATTCAAAACAAAACTCCAGGGAATGTGCTCTACTGA
- the ephb4a gene encoding ephrin type-B receptor 4a isoform X1, protein MELLSRNVAALWIILLEFLLRSVAEEEVLMNTKTETSDLKWTTYSRSKPEWEEISGLDEDNNSVRTYQICQADGASSHWLRSKLIERRGASQVYVELLFTMIECSSRITHHRSCKETFNLYYYQSDTDDATATHPAWMENPYIKVDTVAADHLLRKGGEKKSNVKTLRLGPLTKRGVYLAFQAQGACMALLSVRVFFKKCPSLTRSLSVFPETVPRSLVQEAVGQCVANAAQPGPNPRPPKMFCGEDGQWVDQPTTTCTCLPGFEASHGELECRACPVGHFKMGSGPGPCSVCPDSSHSGEMGSASCVCRPGFYRAPTDSPDTPCTRPPSSPRSPVPQVNDTSLTLEWSEPLDSGGRSDLTYSVECRMCSAPGGSCMPCGDGVNYRPSQTGIQSRRVSIWGLRPHTTYSFTVMALNGVSPLSQQGPAGETINITTSPNVPVLVSGLRKGTATESSLTLHWNTPTQSHYRILQYQLRYCEKERGSEENSCHFMESNNNEVVLSDLRRATQYEVQVRARTLGGYGSFSQAVVFRTLPDEDDSSSPLLVTGILIAMGMLLLIIVIAAAIYCIRKQSHFKDPEMSDKNGQYLMGQGVKVYIDPFTYEDPNEAVREFAKEIDVSCVKIEEVIGAGEFGEVCRGRLRIPGKKENYVAIKTLKGGYTDKQRRDFLSEASIMGQFQHPNIIHLEGIITASCPVMILTEFMENGALDSFLRLNDGQFTPIQLVGMLRGIASGMKYLSEMSYVHRDLAARNILVNSNLVCKVSDFGLSRFLQENSSDPTYTSSLGGKIPIRWTAPEAIAFRKFTSASDVWSYGIVMWEVMSFGERPYWDMSNQDVINAIEQDYRLPPPPDCPTFLHQLMLDCWQKERTARPRFSNIVSALDKLIRNPASLKITAQEGAGPSHPLLDQRSPLTPSSCGTVGDWLRAIKMERYEENFLQAGYTSMQLLAHITTEDLLRLGITLAGHQKKILSSIEALGIQNKTPGNVLY, encoded by the exons AGGTCCTGATGAATACAAAGACAGAGACATCAGATCTGAAGTGGACGACATACTCTCGCTCTAAACCAGAG TGGGAGGAGATCAGCGGTCTAGATGAAGACAACAACAGCGTGAGGACCTATCAGATCTGCCAGGCTGACGGCGCGTCCAGTCACTGGCTGCGTAGTAAGCTCATCGAGCGGCGAGGGGCGTCACAGGTGTACGTGGAGCTGCTCTTCACCATGATCGAATGCTCATCGCGTATCACACACCACCGATCCTGCAAAGAGACCTTCAACCTTTACTACTACCAGAGCGACACGGATGATGCGACAGCAACCCACCCAGCGTGGATGGAGAACCCCTATATCAAG GTGGACACGGTGGCTGCGGACCACCTGCTGCGTAAAGGTGGAGAGAAGAAGTCTAATGTCAAAACGCTGCGTTTGGGCCCTTTGACCAAACGGGGAGTCTACTTGGCGTTCCAGGCCCAGGGCGCATGCATGGCCCTTCTATCCGTGCGCGTCTTCTTTAAGAAGTGTCCGTCTCTCACGCGCTCACTATCCGTCTTCCCGGAGACAGTTCCACGCTCGCTGGTCCAGGAGGCAGTGGGCCAGTGTGTGGCCAACGCAGCACAGCCTGGACCCAATCCCAGACCGCCCAAGATGTTCTGTGGAGAAGATGGACAGTGGGTGGACCAGCCCACCACCACCTGCACTTGCCTGCCGGGCTTCGAGGCCAGCCATGGAGAGCTGGAGTGTAGAG CATGTCCCGTGGGTCATTTTAAGATGGGATCTGGTCCTGGCCCGTGTTCTGTGTGTCCTGACTCCAGTCACTCAGGAGAGATGGGATCTGCTTCCTGTGTGTGTCGCCCTGGTTTTTACCGTGCCCCTACTGACAGTCCAGATACACCCTGCACAC GTCCGCCCTCTTCCCCGCGCAGCCCTGTTCCCCAGGTCAATGACACCTCTCTCACGCTGGAATGGAGCGAACCATTAGACAGCGGGGGCCGTTCGGACCTCACCTACAGTGTGGAGTGTCGAATGTGCTCGGCCCCTGGGGGCTCCTGCATGCCATGCGGGGATGGTGTGAATTACCGCCCATCCCAAACTGGGATCCAGAGCCGGCGTGTGAGCATCTGGGGTCTCCGACCTCACACCACCTACAGCTTTACCGTGATGGCCCTCAACGGGGTCTCTCCTTTGAGCCAGCAGGGGCCCGCGGGGGAGACAATCAACATCACCACCAGCCCCAAcg ttCCTGTACTGGTGTCGGGTTTAAGGAAGGGTACCGCCACAGAATCCAGCCTGACGCTGCACTGGAACACACCGACCCAATCACACTACAGGATCCTACAGTACCAGCTACGCTACTGTGAGAAG GAGCGCGGTTCTGAGGAAAACTCCTGTCATTTTATGGAGAGTAATAACAACGAGGTCGTATTGAGCGACTTGCGCAGGGCGACGCAGTACGAGGTTCAGGTCCGCGCTCGCACCTTGGGCGGCTATGGCAGTTTCAGTCAAGCTGTCGTCTTTCGGACCCTGCCTGACG AAGATGATTCCTCGTCTCCGCTGCTTGTTACCGGGATCCTTATAGCCATGGGCATGCTGCTCCTCATCATCGTCATTGCTGCTGCGATCTACTGTATAAG GAAGCAAAGTCATTTCAAAGATCCAGAAATGAGTGACAAAAATGGCCAATATCTCATGGGTCAAG GAGTGAAAGTTTACATTGATCCATTCACTTATGAAGACCCTAATGAGGCCGTGAGAGAGTTTGCTAAAGAGATTGATGTCTCGTGTGTCAAAATTGAGGAGGTTATTGGGGCAG GTGAGTTTGGAGAAGTCTGTCGTGGACGGCTGAGGATTCCGGGTAAGAAGGAGAACTATGTTGCCATTAAGACTCTTAAGGGTGGATACACAGACAAGCAAAGGCGGGACTTCCTGTCTGAGGCCTCAATCATGGGCCAGTTCCAGCATCCCAACATTATCCACCTGGAAGGCATAATAACAGCCAGCTGCCCGGTCATGATCCTCACCGAGTTCATGGAGAATGGAGCTCTGGACTCCTTCCTGAGA cTCAATGATGGTCAGTTTACTCCAATACAGTTAGTCGGCATGCTGCGCGGCATCGCGTCAGGAATGAAATATCTCTCTGAAATGAGCTACGTACATCGTGATCTTGCTGCGCGGAACATTCTCGTCAACAGTAACCTGGTCTGCAAGGTGTCTGACTTCGGCCTGTCGAGATTCCTGCAAGAGAATTCATCTGATCCTACGTACACCAGCTCACTG GGTGGTAAAATTCCAATCCGTTGGACGGCACCCGAGGCCATTGCATTCCGTAAATTTACCTCTGCATCAGATGTATGGAGTTATGGAATTGTCATGTGGGAAGTGATGTCGTTCGGAGAGCGGCCATACTGGGACATGAGCAATCAAGAT GTGATTAATGCCATTGAGCAGGATTACCGGCTGCCTCCTCCTCCTGACTGTCCCACTTTCCTGCACCAGCTGATGTTGGACTGCTGGCAGAAGGAGCGGACGGCACGGCCACGCTTTTCCAACATCGTTTCAGCACTCGACAAGCTGATTCGCAATCCTGCCTCACTTAAAATCACCGCCCAAGAGGGGGCAGG ACCCTCTCACCCTCTGTTAGACCAGCGTTCCCCTCTGACGCCCTCATCCTGTGGGACAGTGGGAGACTGGCTAAGGGCCATTAAGATGGAGCGTTACGAGGAGAATTTTCTTCAGGCTGGGTACACGTCCATGCAGCTGCTCGCCCACATCACCACAGA GGATCTGCTGCGTTTGGGAATAACTCTGGCTGGTCATCAGAAGAAGATTCTGTCCAGCATTGAGGCTCTTGGGATTCAAAACAAAACTCCAGGGAATGTGCTCTACTGA